In the genome of Oncorhynchus mykiss isolate Arlee chromosome 18, USDA_OmykA_1.1, whole genome shotgun sequence, one region contains:
- the LOC110495834 gene encoding complement C1q-like protein 2: MVLALIIAIPLLVQSTKTSAHYEMMGTCRMICDPYSSKPASATAIELMQDLNAIPPPMAHGSKGELGRPGKAGPRGPPGEPGPPGPRGPPGNRGDSGKAGYPAVTSGTAKTETDTDEVNMALGETKVAFYVGLKNPHEGYEVLKFDDVVTNLGNQYDPTNGKFTCQVSGMYFFTYHVLMRGGDGTSMWADLCKNGQVRASAIAQDADQNYDYAGNSVVLHLDSGDEIYVKLDGGKAHGGNNNKYSTFSGFILYPD; encoded by the exons ATGGTGTTGGCCCTTATCATAGCAATACCGCTGCTTGTGCAAAGTACCAAGACTTCGGCTCACTATGAGATGATGGGCACCTGTCGAATGATCTGTGATCCATACAGTTCGAAACCCGCCAGCGCCACGGCCATTGAGCTTATGCAGGACCTGAATGCCATCCCGCCGCCAATGGCGCATGGCTCCAAGGGTGAATTAGGGCGACCTGGGAAAGCGGGACCAAGGGGTCCGCCGGGAGAACCAGGACCCCCTGGCCCAAGAGGACCACCGGGAAACAGGGGTGATTCCGGGAAAGCTGGTTACCCCGCAGTAACGTCAGGGACTGCAAAGACCGAAACGGACACGGACGAGGTTAACATGGCACTCGGTGAAACAAAGGTTGCGTTCTATGTCGGGTTGAAGAACCCACACGAAGGATATGAGGTGCTTAAATTCGACGATGTTGTCACAAATTTGGGAAATCAATACGACCCAACCAATGGCAAGTTCACTTGCCAAGTGTCCGGAATGTATTTTTTCACATACCATGTGTTAATGCGAGGAGGCGACGGGACAAGCATGTGGGCAGACTTGTGCAAAAACGGACAG GTTCGGGCAAGTGCTATTGCACAGGACGCAGACCAGAACTACGATTATGCAGGTAACAGCGTGGTTCTACACCTGGATTCCGGAGATGAGATTTATGTCAAACTGGACGGTGGCAAAGCACACGGAGGCAACAACAACAAGTACAGCACCTTCTCTGGATTCATTTTGTATCCAGATTAA